The Methanoplanus sp. FWC-SCC4 genome has a window encoding:
- a CDS encoding metallophosphoesterase family protein: MQTNIILLISSLLLVSVVSSMPVSANSQISEVSGPYVTNTGQSSAFVNWISGEESSFKLFYDDELNYTKMAGYSKILEKPDYNPAACLYRAELSGLVPDTVYHYKITGEGFESGDCTFRTFPKSGGFSFVVIGDTHASGGTGDGNYIRSLLASEISGQEPLFVIFTGDMVSEGLDVSGWDEFFNEMSPVLRNSSVFTSPGNHEDNSTLYYDYFGYPEWYSFECGDSSFYSLDSNENACPLMDLQNDWIEESLPGNNNLKFVYFHHPPYSSDKRHPGGWKNIRDQWSGYFSRYSVDAVFSGHVHAYEHYFSDLTHYLITGTGGGNLYALSDEKPEGYLKSSPGVYGYLRIDVLDNGKTALCEFVPVILSEKTSEINQKPVNEYGDRFEINSCFENSLSRKMSDILGIFPGDIPQSPEKIRSY; this comes from the coding sequence TTGCAGACTAATATTATTCTTTTAATTTCTTCACTGCTTTTAGTGTCAGTAGTCTCCTCTATGCCAGTATCTGCAAATAGTCAGATTTCCGAAGTATCCGGGCCGTATGTAACAAACACAGGTCAATCCTCAGCTTTTGTAAACTGGATATCCGGTGAAGAATCATCTTTTAAGTTATTCTATGACGATGAATTAAATTATACAAAGATGGCCGGATATTCAAAAATCCTGGAAAAACCGGATTATAATCCGGCTGCCTGCTTATATCGTGCAGAACTTTCAGGTCTTGTTCCTGACACTGTATATCATTATAAAATTACAGGGGAGGGATTTGAATCAGGTGACTGCACTTTCAGGACTTTTCCAAAATCCGGAGGATTTTCTTTTGTGGTCATTGGAGATACCCATGCCAGCGGAGGAACTGGTGATGGAAATTATATCCGGAGCCTGCTTGCATCAGAAATTTCCGGTCAGGAACCATTGTTTGTAATATTTACAGGAGATATGGTCTCGGAAGGTTTGGATGTTTCCGGATGGGATGAATTTTTTAATGAAATGAGTCCGGTTCTAAGGAATTCATCAGTCTTTACCTCTCCGGGTAACCATGAGGATAACAGCACATTATATTATGATTATTTTGGTTATCCGGAATGGTACTCCTTTGAATGCGGCGATTCATCCTTTTATTCACTTGACAGCAATGAAAATGCCTGTCCTCTGATGGATTTACAAAATGACTGGATCGAGGAGAGTCTTCCTGGTAACAATAATCTAAAATTTGTATATTTCCACCATCCTCCGTATAGTTCGGATAAAAGGCATCCCGGGGGATGGAAAAATATAAGGGATCAATGGAGTGGTTATTTCAGCAGATACTCTGTTGATGCTGTTTTCTCAGGGCATGTTCATGCCTATGAGCATTACTTTTCAGATTTGACTCATTATCTGATAACCGGAACGGGAGGTGGGAATTTATACGCCCTTTCTGATGAAAAGCCGGAAGGGTATCTGAAATCTTCACCGGGAGTGTACGGATATCTGAGAATTGATGTTTTGGATAACGGCAAAACTGCATTGTGCGAATTTGTCCCTGTAATTCTTTCTGAGAAAACTTCTGAGATAAATCAGAAACCGGTTAATGAATACGGGGATAGGTTTGAGATAAATTCCTGTTTTGAAAATTCGTTATCCCGGAAAATGTCCGATATACTGGGGATATTTCCGGGAGATATTCCCCAAAGCCCTGAAAAAATCAGGAGTTATTGA
- a CDS encoding PEGA domain-containing protein: protein MPANRTVLFFVLVFLAALSGQAFAGTGEITAIKYANDGVTVIDEKTIDYKWMEKNLPVYGDGVTHYYHQGPVFEAKWEEVHPDLPYNMWNPEEDINYETKDMGAVKGSSVRDICDLVSSMDEGDEVKIVSEDGFFKYFPYENVYSPPSRQGEIVIAWYTGSSESSGYVPLDYREGMRLVFLADTTTNPTGDHVFGITDMEKSLDEDCWHYFNGVYPTTTGLSIQKISRVEIYSDDDPPNGILNIKSTPSGATVFIDDEEYALTDCNIDTLDEGSYLVRVEKDGYKPSEEKSVSISLCTQTSLEFTLEEQTSEYFGKELRLFEKGSVNGSVFVLKTDGNPEVLGSDDLAKYTLKTGISKSDEINSARLFVYIGNSRDTSLKSGLKPECEVLFNGKKKEPEREYFDLSKDVPSYYSETFAYDVKDSLKSGDEQIITVKNTGNSDSEFTSYGAALFLTVKNESCDRILWWGYEGCDIIMANPNPEGEEGEFITSANQNGDVEASPGEARLSIIYSCPEDPPGLSEKGENSVFFNDEEWFGVLNTDDSCLKSFESDVLPFMKKSNNEIRIKSIEGSKNGALIETRNVFLINKAGGLKTGASDESNEDAGDIRKADNPASVISGADNKSAVTTGINETLGNAVGEKPESVGILEGFISGIWKLIFGEEEVSSVSIKETDLQVAGGENKNSESDKDIQNKKNYDISVKSNPRGALIYLDGVYTGKTTPEVFLIPAGESHKFSIKKDYYQDYDEIVTAGSDCEIVADMTSLSKIISDKEKFDLFSEIPANSNSGGLYVNGPSKGLSIYIDNKDTSRITPDVVSGIKAGRHTVTLGKKTTTSTGRESLEKTGSLGVYVYGDSVCGVFVPESENTKGSDISFDSAVYKDNSVSFKGVYSGLTIPCESEITGSDSYLTVLDEDRYLSYYIQPDARVSHNFKIEPYNDRLYEIYVESEPKGAEIFIDGFRTGFSTPYKIDGLSCGFHEVTLSKPGYIPSSGTVRILMGSDEEFAGVVHVEMKEYPSGRLYVTSKTDGAKIYINGKYSGEITPHLFTDMNIGTYAVKLVSGSSKKEIDSVTIEPYETFECYANLGV from the coding sequence ATGCCGGCTAACAGAACTGTTTTATTTTTCGTACTGGTTTTTCTGGCTGCTTTGTCCGGACAGGCCTTTGCAGGCACCGGTGAAATTACTGCTATAAAATATGCAAACGACGGAGTGACTGTAATTGATGAAAAAACCATCGATTATAAATGGATGGAGAAAAATCTGCCCGTATACGGGGATGGTGTCACCCACTATTATCATCAGGGTCCCGTTTTTGAGGCCAAATGGGAAGAAGTCCATCCCGATCTTCCATACAATATGTGGAATCCCGAAGAGGACATAAATTATGAGACAAAGGACATGGGTGCCGTAAAGGGAAGCTCTGTTCGTGACATATGTGATCTTGTCAGCTCGATGGATGAGGGTGATGAGGTTAAGATAGTCTCAGAAGATGGTTTTTTTAAATATTTTCCATATGAAAATGTGTATTCCCCCCCGTCACGTCAGGGTGAGATTGTGATTGCATGGTATACCGGCAGTTCTGAATCTTCAGGCTATGTGCCTTTAGATTATCGTGAGGGAATGAGGCTTGTATTCCTCGCAGACACTACCACAAATCCGACAGGTGATCATGTATTTGGGATTACCGATATGGAGAAATCCCTTGATGAGGATTGCTGGCATTATTTTAATGGTGTTTACCCTACAACAACCGGTTTATCAATTCAGAAAATCAGCAGGGTTGAAATCTACAGTGATGACGATCCGCCAAACGGGATTTTGAACATAAAGAGCACACCTTCTGGTGCCACCGTATTCATAGACGATGAAGAGTACGCCCTGACAGACTGCAATATAGATACTCTCGATGAGGGCAGTTATCTTGTCCGTGTTGAAAAGGATGGCTATAAACCCTCTGAAGAAAAGTCTGTCAGCATAAGTCTCTGCACTCAAACATCTCTTGAATTTACCCTGGAGGAGCAGACTTCCGAATATTTTGGGAAAGAGCTTCGCCTTTTTGAAAAAGGGTCTGTAAATGGCAGCGTTTTTGTATTAAAAACGGATGGGAATCCGGAAGTTTTAGGATCAGATGATCTTGCAAAGTACACCTTAAAAACCGGCATTTCAAAAAGTGATGAAATTAATTCAGCAAGACTCTTTGTTTATATCGGAAATTCACGTGACACTTCTTTGAAATCAGGTTTAAAACCTGAATGTGAGGTATTGTTCAACGGTAAAAAGAAGGAGCCCGAGAGGGAATATTTTGATCTCTCAAAGGATGTACCTTCTTATTACTCTGAAACCTTTGCATATGACGTTAAGGATTCCCTGAAATCAGGGGATGAACAGATAATCACCGTAAAAAATACGGGGAATTCAGATTCTGAATTCACATCATACGGTGCTGCCCTTTTTCTTACAGTCAAAAATGAGAGCTGTGACCGGATTTTATGGTGGGGTTATGAGGGCTGCGACATAATAATGGCAAATCCCAATCCGGAAGGTGAGGAAGGCGAATTCATCACTTCGGCAAACCAGAATGGTGATGTTGAAGCATCTCCCGGGGAGGCCCGGCTCAGCATAATATACTCATGCCCCGAAGATCCTCCCGGACTTTCTGAAAAAGGAGAAAATTCTGTCTTTTTTAATGATGAAGAATGGTTTGGGGTATTAAATACTGATGATTCCTGCCTGAAATCATTTGAAAGCGACGTATTGCCTTTTATGAAAAAATCCAATAATGAAATCAGGATTAAGAGCATTGAGGGAAGCAAAAACGGGGCTCTCATTGAAACCAGGAATGTCTTTCTTATAAATAAAGCCGGAGGTCTGAAGACTGGTGCATCTGATGAAAGCAATGAAGATGCCGGTGATATAAGAAAAGCTGACAATCCTGCTTCAGTAATTTCAGGTGCTGACAACAAATCAGCAGTTACAACCGGTATAAATGAAACCCTTGGGAATGCTGTTGGTGAAAAGCCCGAATCGGTTGGAATTTTGGAAGGATTCATATCCGGAATCTGGAAACTGATTTTTGGAGAAGAGGAGGTCTCTTCAGTATCAATTAAGGAAACAGATTTACAGGTGGCCGGAGGGGAAAATAAGAATTCCGAATCAGACAAAGACATTCAAAATAAGAAAAATTATGATATCAGTGTCAAATCCAATCCGCGGGGGGCCCTGATCTACCTTGACGGTGTTTATACCGGGAAAACAACCCCCGAAGTTTTTCTTATTCCTGCGGGAGAGTCGCATAAATTCAGCATAAAAAAGGATTATTATCAGGATTATGATGAGATTGTCACAGCCGGTTCTGATTGTGAAATTGTTGCTGATATGACATCTTTGTCAAAGATAATTTCTGACAAGGAAAAATTTGATCTCTTTTCAGAAATTCCTGCAAATTCCAATTCCGGTGGTCTGTATGTAAACGGGCCGTCTAAAGGACTCAGTATCTATATTGACAACAAGGACACATCCAGGATAACCCCGGATGTTGTTAGCGGAATTAAGGCGGGCAGGCACACTGTGACTCTTGGGAAAAAAACAACCACATCCACAGGAAGAGAAAGTCTTGAAAAGACAGGTTCACTGGGTGTTTATGTGTATGGTGATTCAGTCTGCGGTGTTTTTGTTCCTGAATCGGAGAATACAAAAGGTTCGGATATAAGTTTCGATTCCGCTGTTTACAAGGATAATTCTGTAAGCTTCAAAGGGGTTTATTCCGGCCTTACAATCCCGTGCGAGAGCGAGATTACAGGTTCTGATTCTTATCTTACAGTCCTTGATGAAGACAGGTATCTTTCATACTATATTCAGCCTGATGCACGTGTGAGCCATAATTTTAAAATAGAACCTTACAATGACAGGTTATATGAGATTTATGTTGAATCGGAACCAAAAGGGGCTGAAATATTTATTGACGGGTTCAGAACAGGATTTTCAACACCTTATAAAATAGACGGCCTTTCCTGCGGCTTTCACGAGGTTACCCTCTCAAAGCCGGGCTATATTCCATCCTCAGGAACCGTGAGGATATTAATGGGCTCGGATGAGGAATTTGCAGGAGTTGTTCATGTTGAGATGAAAGAATATCCTTCAGGGAGACTTTATGTAACATCGAAAACTGACGGGGCAAAGATCTACATAAACGGGAAATATTCCGGAGAGATAACTCCTCATCTTTTTACTGATATGAATATCGGAACTTATGCGGTAAAACTTGTTTCGGGCTCTTCTAAAAAAGAGATTGACAGCGTTACAATAGAGCCGTATGAGACTTTTGAATGCTATGCAAACCTGGGAGTGTGA
- a CDS encoding cation diffusion facilitator family transporter, whose translation MDSKNISLDLDNEKKRRVARLSVISNASLVIVKLIAGLLSGSIGILSEAIHSGIDLVASAIAYLSVKKSACPPDECHAFGHGKYEDVSGLAEALLIFVAAVIIILEATDRLIIGPSIHSEELLTLGILVMLLSAVVNWFVSAKLFEVGRETGSIAIESDGWHLRTDVYTSAGVFLGLLVMKVTGIFAIDSVIAIVIAFVIIHTAWDLTKRSFSDLVDRSLPESDEEKIRQIILSYCGENESFHALKTRRSGPDRYVDFHMTVPPEMSVRDAHRLADEIEMRLKSEFLRIYISIHIEPFQGDKGLCEGGK comes from the coding sequence ATGGATTCAAAAAATATATCTCTTGATCTGGATAACGAAAAGAAAAGAAGAGTTGCACGCCTTTCGGTTATATCGAATGCATCTCTGGTTATTGTTAAGTTAATTGCGGGTCTTCTTTCAGGCTCAATTGGTATTCTCTCAGAGGCAATCCATTCCGGAATAGACCTTGTTGCATCCGCGATAGCATATTTGTCGGTTAAAAAGTCGGCGTGCCCCCCTGACGAATGCCATGCATTCGGGCACGGCAAGTATGAGGATGTATCAGGACTTGCTGAAGCGCTTTTGATCTTCGTTGCCGCCGTTATAATTATTCTTGAGGCAACGGACAGGCTGATAATCGGGCCCTCCATTCATTCTGAAGAGCTTTTGACGCTTGGTATTCTTGTAATGCTGCTTTCGGCAGTTGTCAACTGGTTTGTTTCGGCAAAGCTTTTTGAGGTTGGCCGGGAGACCGGGTCTATTGCCATTGAAAGTGACGGCTGGCATCTCAGAACGGATGTATATACATCGGCAGGGGTTTTTCTCGGCCTTCTTGTGATGAAAGTAACCGGTATTTTTGCAATAGATTCTGTAATTGCGATAGTTATTGCATTTGTCATCATTCATACCGCCTGGGACCTGACCAAACGCTCGTTTTCGGATCTTGTCGACAGAAGTCTTCCGGAATCCGATGAGGAGAAAATCAGGCAGATAATTCTTAGTTACTGCGGAGAAAATGAATCCTTCCATGCATTAAAGACACGCCGTTCGGGGCCTGACAGGTATGTTGATTTCCATATGACTGTTCCGCCTGAGATGTCTGTAAGGGATGCACACAGACTTGCCGATGAGATAGAAATGCGTTTGAAGTCGGAATTTTTAAGAATTTACATATCCATTCACATTGAGCCTTTTCAGGGTGATAAGGGGCTTTGTGAAGGCGGTAAATAA
- a CDS encoding flagellin — MLERDSEAFTGLEAAIVLIAFVVVASVFSFAVLGAGFFTTQKTEETLHSAVSAAGSTPELLGNVYGLKRDGGIGSVRYSLGISAGGKLIPFENMVITWSTKDIVKNYEQNDPLIDTTIDAGHWGVVDIKPDTAAGDTFLEPREVFTILINLTEGEELLEGESFSLEMKSPGSNILIISRKAPYQIDNVNVLY; from the coding sequence GTGTTGGAAAGAGATTCCGAAGCGTTTACAGGTCTTGAAGCGGCAATAGTGCTTATAGCTTTTGTCGTCGTAGCCTCGGTTTTTTCTTTTGCAGTGCTCGGAGCCGGTTTTTTTACAACACAAAAGACAGAGGAGACGCTGCATTCGGCAGTCTCTGCAGCGGGTTCGACCCCTGAGCTTCTCGGCAATGTTTACGGACTCAAAAGAGACGGCGGGATTGGATCTGTAAGGTATTCTCTTGGGATTTCAGCAGGGGGCAAGCTGATACCTTTCGAAAATATGGTAATTACCTGGAGCACGAAAGATATCGTAAAAAACTACGAACAAAATGATCCGCTTATTGACACAACCATAGACGCGGGGCACTGGGGGGTTGTCGATATAAAGCCTGACACTGCTGCGGGAGATACTTTTCTTGAACCCCGTGAGGTGTTCACTATTCTTATAAACCTGACAGAAGGTGAGGAGTTATTGGAAGGAGAGAGTTTTTCACTTGAGATGAAGTCGCCCGGTTCCAATATTTTGATCATCTCAAGAAAAGCCCCTTATCAGATAGACAACGTAAATGTACTGTACTGA
- a CDS encoding type II secretion system F family protein yields MITDRYVNWRLEKNPDKYLSIRADLTSARMGITTHRYLCYSVLVSLVMGLLMGLFGYLASSLLFIPEVSLQIYNVYNVQIPLSDSPGLTKTGLGIAGFLLFFLTGLFLSYTIAMKFPKIQKNARATKINLTLHNVVSYMYAMRRGNAQLLDIFRSISENADIYGEVALEFRQVVRDADYFGYDLISAVRNLSITTPSTKFKDFLEDLLSVINSGGNISSYLESRVRLYHDEARFEQKQFLSFLQLVAEGYVTLFVAGPLFLIIIMVVMGLVGKSAVIQLTAITYALLPIGALIFILFVDLISLKDEKVERYYRIIELKEFSGVSVVKREGEEDYFRQLQKYDRTRNIIDFLKNPLEWFTTDPNRSFLVSVPLALIYALSIYLLTPQYPDPELTYSIIDDHLIIAILIILVPYGVLNELWRKKVRGIESGMPDFLDRLAGINRVGMTLAGAIGVLVRANLGIISYEIRRIKRDMDWGASIQDALVRFEKRIHTATIARTVTLITKASEMSGDIGEVLNIASSDARMNETLKRERTGEMFIYTMIIYLAFFVFVFVVAVLDANFLSVLETLNTGGTGGLGGASFTQASAMPIDTFRRLLYHTCIIQAFFSGLIAGQMGEGSIKAGVKHAAIMLIIGLIIFNIFI; encoded by the coding sequence ATGATAACTGACAGGTACGTAAACTGGAGACTCGAAAAAAATCCTGACAAATATCTAAGTATCAGGGCTGATCTGACCTCTGCAAGGATGGGGATAACAACACACCGCTATCTTTGCTATTCAGTCTTAGTCTCGCTTGTAATGGGGCTTTTGATGGGTCTGTTCGGATATTTAGCATCTTCACTGCTTTTCATACCTGAAGTCTCCCTCCAGATTTACAATGTCTATAATGTTCAGATCCCACTCTCTGATTCCCCGGGACTGACGAAGACAGGACTTGGAATTGCAGGTTTTTTGTTATTTTTCCTGACCGGTCTTTTTTTGTCCTACACAATAGCGATGAAATTTCCAAAGATCCAGAAAAATGCCCGTGCAACCAAAATTAACCTGACTCTGCACAATGTCGTTTCATATATGTATGCAATGAGGAGGGGAAATGCCCAGCTTCTTGATATATTCCGGTCGATATCAGAAAATGCCGATATCTACGGTGAGGTTGCACTTGAATTCCGGCAGGTTGTCAGGGATGCCGATTATTTTGGTTATGACCTTATTTCTGCTGTCAGAAATCTGAGCATAACAACCCCTTCAACCAAGTTTAAAGACTTTTTAGAGGATCTTCTCTCTGTTATAAACAGCGGGGGCAACATATCCTCATACCTTGAATCAAGGGTGAGGCTGTATCATGACGAGGCGAGATTTGAGCAGAAACAGTTTCTCTCCTTTCTTCAGCTCGTTGCAGAAGGATATGTCACCCTCTTTGTTGCAGGCCCCCTGTTTTTAATCATCATAATGGTTGTAATGGGGCTTGTCGGAAAATCAGCTGTGATTCAGCTGACTGCAATCACTTATGCACTTCTTCCTATTGGTGCCTTAATCTTCATTCTTTTTGTTGACCTGATATCACTAAAGGATGAAAAGGTTGAGAGATACTATCGCATAATTGAGTTAAAGGAATTCTCAGGCGTCAGTGTTGTAAAAAGGGAAGGGGAGGAGGATTACTTCAGGCAGCTTCAAAAGTATGACAGGACCCGGAATATAATCGACTTTCTGAAAAATCCTCTTGAATGGTTTACAACAGATCCAAACAGATCCTTTCTGGTATCAGTCCCTCTGGCGCTGATATATGCTTTAAGCATCTATCTCCTGACCCCTCAGTATCCCGATCCCGAGCTTACATACAGCATAATAGACGATCACCTGATTATTGCAATATTGATTATTCTGGTGCCGTACGGGGTACTCAATGAACTCTGGAGGAAGAAAGTAAGGGGCATTGAATCCGGAATGCCGGATTTTCTTGACCGTCTTGCCGGGATCAACCGTGTTGGTATGACACTTGCAGGTGCCATCGGTGTCCTGGTTCGTGCAAATCTCGGGATTATCTCCTATGAGATCCGCAGGATTAAGAGGGATATGGACTGGGGTGCAAGCATACAGGATGCACTTGTAAGGTTTGAAAAGAGAATCCACACGGCAACCATTGCAAGAACAGTCACCCTGATTACAAAGGCAAGCGAGATGAGCGGCGATATCGGGGAGGTTTTAAACATTGCATCGAGTGATGCAAGAATGAACGAAACCCTGAAGCGTGAAAGAACAGGGGAGATGTTCATATACACGATGATTATTTACCTCGCATTCTTCGTGTTTGTATTCGTGGTTGCTGTTCTGGATGCGAATTTTCTTTCCGTTCTTGAAACCCTCAACACAGGCGGAACGGGAGGTCTTGGAGGGGCCTCGTTCACACAAGCCTCGGCAATGCCGATTGACACATTTCGGAGACTTCTTTACCATACATGCATAATCCAGGCATTTTTCTCAGGTCTTATTGCAGGACAGATGGGTGAGGGATCAATAAAGGCCGGTGTCAAGCATGCAGCAATCATGCTGATAATAGGACTTATAATATTCAATATCTTCATTTAA